A window of Cydia pomonella isolate Wapato2018A chromosome 25, ilCydPomo1, whole genome shotgun sequence genomic DNA:
tagaaataaatatggaagtattttttgtgctccttatgtatgagtataacatATCTTGTTACTCGTATATATCCTTGCCAAAATATCGCTTACAAGCACTCCTTTGTATGAAATGCCAAGGAATAGACTTTCGTTCtaattatagggaccgtgcgcgttggagggtctgccattgtgtggcctgaatcggaaccataaacatatacatttacacgtcacgtgttttcttgtgcataataggttctgccatcttgtgggctacatcggaataataaacatcacatttacgcctcgcgctaataatctgacggctcctgtgctgcctcctacagttcatgcacgcacCCTATACTCCACTTCTTTCTTTAGCCTTAAGTTCTCGAGTTTTTTAGATTAACTTTTACTTACAAACattaagcgccacttgcaccatcccactaacccgtgGTTAACCGggtaaacctggagttaccaagATTACAAGCACAATTTGACActgtttaaccggttaacccgggttagtgggatgccGCAAGTGGTCCTAAGAGGAACAAACAAACAGTTGTAGATGAACAactttaatgtaaaatatctttcAAAAATCTATAATATGAACAAAcacaataaacataataaaattggatcttaaatatatattacaactaATACACGTATAACATCGTACAcctatttaaaataactttaaaattatatgCCAGAGTTTACCAATAGACATAACTATAGGTGTTCGATCGAAAAATAGTTCTTGAAGTTTTGTgaattttgttaataaataattataacctCCTAAGTCCACAGAATCGTTAGTTTCGTTTTTGAATCTGGAACCTTGACTTATGTAATCAAAGTTAAAACTACGTTTTGGAATAAAACTTTAATAAGAGCCTCTGGGACTCAGgagaatattaaaattttgagGTGTTCGTTCAGCTGCCTGTCAGTCAtacataaaaataccataataaatatgcaaattGTTCTAACAGGAATGGAAGCATTTCACGTACTTAGGCACATTTTCGTAACAGTTCCTAAAACATTATACCTATGgtacctatacaccgtgtttttttttccgttaatttcaagggtgcatccttGAGCttcaattaagtaactttctcaaagacaccggtattctaattaactccatttcagagataatcaataattattttttatctgataaggcgcttacgagcgtgtacacttgccttaaggcctgtttacatattgattagtgtttagtacagTTCATACATTACTAAGTAATATAAACGACGAGAAATCctacgtttcgaggacggcgtcgtccccgtggtctcggagaagaccaCGCAGTTTTGTAAAAaccgtgaaagtttaaatcatcctATTCATgatcatacatttgctactaaacgtaagtattatctcggacgatggatatgtcacagttttcaattgtttggttgagttaagtGTACTGCGCGTGTTATATCAACGCCATATgcaacatttatttacttattttttttttattatctatgccatttagttttcttaaacgtaTTTACCGATACCTcggaagttaacggaattcaataaaaacacgatgtatacTATATACAGTATATGCAAAACAGTTAATGGTCTACCAAGGTCTTTCAATAATTATGGAAATCGTACCAAATTTACCTATTTTCAACATTCGTAGAAAATCACAGTGTCCTACGAAAGTATAAACCCTAATATACATGTAtgaacagtcagcatcaatagtagcggatgaaacaacgcgccaaaagtatctgacatcccggataacttttccaaatatagataaatttctaagattcacgttcaaaactatatcttttacggtcttagttgttctatattaaagacataattttttgttaagccgttacagaatggttacttatgaagcgttatttgatccgctacttttgatgctgactgtacatcaaaataatatttatggtATGAGCACTATTTATTTGGAGCGTCCTATGAAAACACGCTtctattagaaataaaattacctattgCAGTACAGTCGACCTGAATTATCCCATTACTATGGGAATCTCATTCCGCATTTTACATTGGTGGCAGGTGGAAATGGGTGGATCAACTCAAACATTCCCATTTGTTCCAGTATTGAGATAAAATCAGCTAAATGTCCTGTTGTCAATGTCATTAACCTTTATTTATTCCTAGACGCCATTTTATAAAGCTACGTTTTACGTTACAAGTTCACGGGTGTaaagattgttaaccaagggatgaaaggcactcatttcagtctcggactattgggcgccaaactacctcgacagatatgagtgcctttcacccgagttagacactacttttcatttcgaatacgaggaaagtaattTACATGTGCATCTAAAAAACACGGCCAAGTATAAACTCTAGTAATATTTcttaagggtactttcaattaacaaattAGGTAAATGTATcgtgatttatggaatggggagttaaatattagaatgaaaattgtactACAAATccaattaaaatcaaattttaattgtttatcgtaatataaaagaaaaaaacttattgggaaagtaaaatgctctagtgcagaaacgtatcgttttctacacactttttagaacaacaacgacccaatTTCAGAGCATGAAAAATGAAACGGAACAGTGTGACACGCTTGAGCAATGGCGAAGGGAGTTTTAGCCAGTGGTGTCGCTTTAGacttcatcatcattatatcAGCCGAAATTTAAGACGTCTATGCTGAATatagaccccccccccctccccccgtaGCCTCGTAAGGGccaccatacatacatacatataaatatttcctgttttaaatttgaaccttGTTGTATTGTAAGTTGAGATGAATTTCGTTTGTTCgggaaataaaagaaaagctcatttatttggtttatgaaGGTCCTAATTAGATTGAATCGTAGTGTACCTGCACACAGCTGCAAACGGTGGGTATGTACTTTTGCAGTTCACTGTACATTGAAATGCacattgggccttacgaggctaGGGGTCTTCACAACGAATGTTCGTACTGCCCTCATCCATAAGATCCCATGGCGTAGTCCCTCCCCCTTTCCTTCTCCCGACAATCCTAACCAGATCGTAGGACCATTGTCTTTTCCTGCTGCATCTTTCAGTTATAAGGCCCAGGGTACCGCTTGGTGTGGTCCTGGCCTTAGACGTATAATTGTAACAGTAGCTTTATAAAATGCGTCCCTGATATTAAAAGTGTTTACTTTTATTCTTCCGCATCAGCTGCGCGCGTCGTTGATGGTTTCTGGAACCTTTACTTCCAGCCCGTCGAGTTCCTTAAAAGAGAATAGATCTTTGTTGTATAGCTAATCTGCACCAGCTTAGGACACACACAACCATTTATGACAGAGAGATTCTGAAGTTATTATTTTTCGTACTTATAACAAGTTGaacaatttgtaaaatttaagtATAGTGCACTAAAATCACATTTACTTATTCAGGACATGTGCCGCAGTAGGGAagataattaatgtaataataactcTTTATCAATTACCTTAGTCATGATAATTTGGCAGCCGAGGCGAGAGGTATCCGTGAGGCCGTAGGCCAAGTCGAGCATGTCACGCTCCTCGTCACACGCCTCTTCTGGTAACCTGGTAACAATACATAACTTTGTTCAAATAAAAGGTTCAACAGGGTTGAAAATTTCCAATAGTAGATAATAAAGTTTACAGAATGCTTCATATACGTCCTTATAATACATATGCTTTTGCGACGCCGACGCCCGGATGCCTCTTCGATTgaagggtaaaatttataaaacagtcAATGTCGTCATGTATGGATCAAAGTATTGGGCCCTAAAGGTGACGATTAGATGAGAATGTATGGatgaaaaagacatgctgcgccgaccccgactgtagggctaagatggtcggctctttatcatctgtcagtcagtcatgcctgtcacgttctaagaagtatgtaagcgcgaaactgacgggtatagtgacaagataaaaatggaaccatgctgccaccgctgaatgggataagggcaatcGAATGATGACGTACTTAAGGTTTTTAACCCTTAACGCAATAACTATAAGCTATGGggtttgggggaaaagggggaGAATTGGCTTTAGTGTTGGGGCTTTTCTTGGCGGAGTACGGCATTAGAGTACCAGACCAAAAATCGTTTTGACGGCCTCCTACTCTGGTCGGCAGTAACCTTCCCTACGAAGCAAGAGGTCACGGGTACGAATAAtacctggtaagagcatttatttatgtgtttcgTATATCATTATCTAGTATCCATAAAATAAGCCTTGCTGATCTCACAGTGGGACTAGGTCAATGTAACATGGTTACAggtccaaaaatttttttttttaatttatttaaaaatgacattGATGCCCAAGGAATAGTTACCTGTCATAATCCTCCTGTTTATGTGGATCAGATGACCGTTCCTTCACAGGCGCCTTACCCCTCAATATTCAGTTCGTTGTTGACTATGACGTCCGGTAGGGAGTCCCCTACGTTAGCGTCAACTTCATTGAATCCACAAAAAAAGCATATAATTAACGAACCTGATCACTGGTtgttgcccaagctgaaacggaccCGCTTCGCTCTTGCTTCGCtttcgctcggtcaataaagGCGCATGTAACACCGATGTAAGAATCCATAAGCTACAGTGTTCGCTTAATATCAGGCAGATCGCACGCTTATTTGGCCCTGCTGTGGCATGATAGTCAACGTGAAACTACCAGGGTGGCATAAAGTGTTAGGAGTTACCTGTCGTAGTCCTCCTGCTTCAGTATAACGTGACATGTGGAGCAGGTGAGTGTCCCTTCACAGGCGCCATAACCCTCAATGTTAAGGTCGTTGTTGACGATAACGTCGAGCAAGGAGTCTCCGACGTTCGCCTCCGCCTGCAGCCGCTTGCCGTCATATAACACGAAGGTAACTTTCACCCTGGCGATGGATAATACTGGTACAGTGAAATGTATGaacgattactttttttaataacatgattttttttatttacaataataatatacataattggCATATACCGAGGATTACTAtagctagcttaaatctaaaatgggcccttgaggcattgtaccaaggatgctggcggcatttccttgttgtatcggaatactgatacgttgtgggAGGAAGCctccagctcttcggtcaccagttacaaTGTAGGTACAATGTCATTATATATTAAACTAACGTTTGCGGGCGCAATTGCCCTATAGCTAGAGAAAGCTcacgaaattaaataaataaagattggaggattaaattttatgaatatatatCTCAACCGGTTACTAAGGTGACTGACTGACCTAatatcaaaaacctaacccaaccCAGATGACCTAGCAAGTTGATATTTGGCATCCAGCTGGGCAATAGTATAGTTAAGAACCTAAGATAAAGAAACAGTGATTTTTACGAATTgtaacattttccaaaaaaactgtttttatttacacGCTGCGGTCGCTTTTCAtttttgaatgtaaatatttgtaaaaaacaatacaagctTGTACAAAAAGCATCATGATATTTCTCACAGAAATCTGAGACCCAAGCATATGTATACACAATCTTTGCACAATTCCTGGAAAAACATCATTATTGCGAAAAAAGTGTGTATTACTTGGccagtaaaatatataataaattaccgataaCCTTTAAGTCACTaaatatattagaattaaaaaataagcttATGACGTTATTAATTCATAAGCAAAGTACTTATAAGTCA
This region includes:
- the LOC133531350 gene encoding 2Fe-2S ferredoxin, encoding MFYRHILRTFTYPRIRCLNNGFRNKYSNFGSPASLSTSIKALKDEKVKVTFVLYDGKRLQAEANVGDSLLDVIVNNDLNIEGYGACEGTLTCSTCHVILKQEDYDRLPEEACDEERDMLDLAYGLTDTSRLGCQIIMTKELDGLEVKVPETINDARS